Part of the Streptomyces sp. WMMC500 genome is shown below.
TGGAGCCGGCCGCGTCCGCACCGCCGGAGCCGGTCTACGTCACGTACGACGGCGCCTACGGGCGTACGGGCGCGGCGGCCGAGACCGCGTACCTGGACCGGACCCGGCACTGGGTGACCGAGTTCGAGGCGGCGTCCGGCCGGGGCTGAGGCGGGCCTGAGCCCGCGGGCGGACGCCGCCGGGCGGGCTCAGGTGTCGATCCGCGAACGGTCCAGGGTGGCCGCCGAGTTGGTGATGAACTCCTTGCGGGGGGCGACCTCGTTGCCCATCAGCAGGTTGAACACCTGCTCGGCGGCCTCCAGGTCGCTGATGTTGATCCGCCGCAGCGTGCGGTACCGCGGGTCCATCGTGGTCTCCGCGAGCTGGTCGGCGTCCATCTCGCCGAGGCCCTTGTAGCGCTGGATGGAGTCCTTGAAGCGCGTGCCCCTGCCCTGCAGGTCGAGCAGGGTCTCGCGCAGCTCGGTGTCCGAGTAGGTGTAGATGTACTTGTCCTGGCCCTTCTTGGGCTGGGTCAGCTCGATGCGGTGCAGCGGGGGCACCGCGGAGAAGACGCGGCCCTCCTCGACCATCGGGCGCATGTAGCGCTGGAAGAGGGTGAGCAGCAGGGTGCGGATGTGCGCGCCGTCGACGTCGGCGTCGGCGAGGAAGATCACCTTGCCGTAGCGGGCCTGGTCGATGTCGAACGTCCGGCCCGAGCCGGCCCCTATCACCTGGATGATCGCGCTGCACTCGGCGTTCTTCAGCATGTCCGCGACCGACGCCTTCTGGACGTTGAGGATCTTGCCGCGGATCGGCAGCAGGGCCTGGAACTCGGAGTTGCGCGCGAGCTTGGCGGTGCCCAGCGCGGAGTCGCCCTCGACGATGAACAGCTCGGAGCGCTCCACGTCGTCGCTGCGGCAGTCGGCGAGCTTGGCGGGCAGCGAGGAGGACTCCAGCGCCGTCTTGCGGCGCTGCGCCTCCTTGTGCTGCCGGGCGGCGATACGGGTACGGGCCGCGGCCACGGCCTTCTCCAGCACGGCGCGCGCCTGCTGCTTGGCGTCCCGCTTGGTGGAGGTCAGGAAGGCCTTCAGCTCCCTGGCGACGACCTGCGCGACGATCCGGGAGGCCGCCGAGGTGCCCAGCACCTCCTTGGTCTGGCCCTCGAACTGCGGCTCGGCGAGCCGGACGGTGACCACGGCGGTCAGCCCCTCCAGCGCGTCGTCCTTGACGATGTCGTCCTCGGCGACGCGCAGCAGCTTCAGGCTGCGCAGGGCGTCGTTGACCGTGCGGGTCAGGGAGCGGTCGAAGCCGGTGAGGTGCGTGCCGCCCTTGGGGGTGGCGATGATGTTGACGAAGGAGCGGATCGTGGTGTCGTACCCGGTGCCCCAGCGCAGCGCGATGTCGACGCCGAGGTCGCGGGTGACCTCGGTCGGCGTCATGTGCCCGCGGTCGTCGAGCACCGGGACGGTCTCCTTGAACGTCCCCTGCCCGGAGAGCCGCAGCACGTCGCAGACCGGCCGGTCGGGGGCGAGGAACTCGCAGAACTCACTGATCCCGCCGTCGAAGCGGAAGGTCTCGGTGGTGTGCTCGGCCTTGTCGGCGGAGCGCTCGTCCCGCACCACGAGCGTGAGGCCCGGCACGAGGAACGCGGTCTGCCGGGCGCGCGCGTGCAGGTCGTCCAGGGACAGCGCGGCGTCCTTGAGGAAGATCTGCCGGTCCGGCCAGAAGCGGATGCGGGTGCCCGTCCTGGTCTTGGGGATCTTCTTGCCCTTGACCAGGCCGCTCCCCGGCTCGAAGGAGCCGTCCGCGCCCTTGCCCGAGAACTGCCCGGGCACGCCGCGGCGGAAGCTCATCGCGTGCGTCCTGCTGGAGAGGTCGACCTCCACGTCGAGCCGCGCGGACAGCGCGTTGACCACCGAGGCGCCCAC
Proteins encoded:
- a CDS encoding DNA topoisomerase IV subunit B yields the protein MTADTSVPSVLAAAERDGSNYTARHLLVLEGLEAVRKRPGMYIGSTDSRGLMHCLWEIIDNSVDEALGGYCRNIEVILAADGSVAVHDDGRGIPVDVEPKTGLSGVEVVMTKLHAGGKFGGGAYAASGGLHGVGASVVNALSARLDVEVDLSSRTHAMSFRRGVPGQFSGKGADGSFEPGSGLVKGKKIPKTRTGTRIRFWPDRQIFLKDAALSLDDLHARARQTAFLVPGLTLVVRDERSADKAEHTTETFRFDGGISEFCEFLAPDRPVCDVLRLSGQGTFKETVPVLDDRGHMTPTEVTRDLGVDIALRWGTGYDTTIRSFVNIIATPKGGTHLTGFDRSLTRTVNDALRSLKLLRVAEDDIVKDDALEGLTAVVTVRLAEPQFEGQTKEVLGTSAASRIVAQVVARELKAFLTSTKRDAKQQARAVLEKAVAAARTRIAARQHKEAQRRKTALESSSLPAKLADCRSDDVERSELFIVEGDSALGTAKLARNSEFQALLPIRGKILNVQKASVADMLKNAECSAIIQVIGAGSGRTFDIDQARYGKVIFLADADVDGAHIRTLLLTLFQRYMRPMVEEGRVFSAVPPLHRIELTQPKKGQDKYIYTYSDTELRETLLDLQGRGTRFKDSIQRYKGLGEMDADQLAETTMDPRYRTLRRINISDLEAAEQVFNLLMGNEVAPRKEFITNSAATLDRSRIDT